CCGGATTCCCTCCAGGGTATCCGACGCCACCGACAGTGCTGCGCGTGCAGCGAAAGGTTACGTGCGCGCTACTCGGCGCGCTTCGTCATCGTGAGCTTGCCCTCGACGACCTCGTGCAGCGCAATCGACAGCGGCTTGTCGTCGACCGACGAGTCCACGAGCGGGCCCACGTTGTCGAACAGGTTCCCGTCGTGCAGATCCGTGTAGTAGTCGTTGATCTGACGCGCACGCTGGGATGCGAAGACGACCAGCGCGTACTTCGAATCCACCTTCGCGAGCAGCTCGTCGATGGGCGGGTCGATGATCCCGTTGACATTGGCCATGAAAACACTCCTCTGGTAGACCTCACTATCTTACCCGAGGTTTCTGGGCGGCGCAGCCGGGGGCCGCCGGGCCCACTCGGGCGCGGACGCCGCGGGATCAGCCGAGCAACGAGCGCACCACGACGTGGCCGCGGGTCGAGCTCAGGCGCGTCCAGGTCAGCGACCTCGACAGGCGCACCGGTTCGTCGTCGCGCAGGAACCCCAGCGCCTCCCCCGCGAAGGCGGCCGCGGCGGGGAGGCCGGGAGCGATCTCGCTCCCCCAGACGGCGGCGCGGACCTGGTGGACCACCAATTCTCCGGGATTCTCGGGGAGCGCGTCGGCGACGCGGCCGATGCCCTCGGCGGCGACCCGGGCCAGCGAGGCGCCGTCGATCGAGCCCGCGGGCTCCCATCCCGACACGGGCGGCAGCACCCCGGACCACGCGGCGAGGGCCGTGACGTCGGGCAGTTCCAGCGACCGGCCGATGATCCCGAGCCGCGCGATGCGATCCAGCAGCGCTCGCGCCTGCACGGTCGTATCGACCGGTTCGAGCGGCTCCTCGGAGAGCGCGAACGCCCGCATCACGAGCACCACGGGGACGGGATCGGTGATCCCGCGCGGCGCCTGGGTGCAGCCGTAGACAGCGAAGGAGGATCCGCGGCTCACGACGCGCACCTCGTCCTGCCCGACGCGCAGCAGGCGTTCGAGGAAGATCCGGAGGTCGTCTCGCGATGCGGCATCGGCGAGGGGAAGAGTGGCAGCCATCACCCACAAGCCTAGTCGCGGATGGGGTGGCCGATAGGCTGGGAGCGACCCTACCCGCCGATCCTCGGAGGACCCATGACTGCCGCTTCAGACCTCGTCGCGATGCTCTCGGTGATCGACTCGGGGGCGCGCACCAGCGATGACATCCTCACCGGGCACTCGCACCCCACCCCGCACGGCCGCTCCTTCGGCGGTCAGGTCGTCGGACAGGCGATCGTCGCCGCCGGCACCACGGTGCCGGAGGATCGCCTGATCCACTCGATGCACGGTTACTTCCTGCGTCCCGGGTCGAGCTCCGAGCGCATGACGTTCGAGGTCGCCCGGCTGCACGACGGCCGATCGTTCTCGACGCGACGGGCGCAGGCGTACCAGAACGGCACCGTGCTGATGTCCATGATCGCCTCATTCCAGGGCTCCGAGGACGGAGCGGAGCACCAGGAGCGCATCGATCTGACCGGGGTGCCGGTACCGGAGGATCTGCCGACGGTGTGGGAGAAGTACGGTCACCTCGCGGACGTGGGCCGCGCCTCGTGGGTCTTGAACCGGCCGTTCGACATGCGCTACGTCGAGTCGGACATCGTGCTCGCCGTGGCGGAGCGGACGAGCCGGCAGCGCCTGTGGCTGCGCGCACGTGACACGCTGCCCGACACGGCGATGCTGCACGCCGCGGCGCTGGCCTTCGCGAGCGACTACGTGCTCATGGAACCGGTGCTGCGCCGGCACGGGGTGCCGTGGGCCACACCCGGCCTGAGCAGCGCGAGCCTCGATCACGCCATGTGGTTCCACCGTCCGTTCCGCGCCGATGACTGGTTGCTGTACGAGCTCGACTCGCCCACTTCGCAGGGGGGCCGCGGACTCGCGCACGGCCGGTTCTACACGCGCGACGGGGCGCTCGTCGCGAGTGTGACGCAGGAGAGCATGCTGCGCTTCCCGGCCGCCGACTGAGCGTTCGCTACCCGCGCCGCAACCGGAGCGGCGCGTCCGTCCATGGCTCGACGGCGGCGCGCGCCTCGGGGGTGAGTCGCATCGGCGCGAGCGCCACCCCGTCGACGATCACCACGGTGGTGATCGCGCGGGCGACGACGCGCCGTTCCGACGCCGCGAGATCCACGATCTCGGTGTGGAGCTCGAGGCTCGATCCGCCGAGCCGACCGATCCACAGCTCCACCTCGATCGGGGTGTCGCCGTACTCGAGCACGCCGAGGAATTCGATCTGCTGGCTCGCGACCAGCATCTTGAGCCCGTCGGGGGTGTCGCCTCGGAAGTGCCCCTCCATGCCCGTGCGCTGCCGGGCCGTGCCGCGCCAGAACACGCGTACGCGCGCCTCCTCGAGGTAGCGCGCGTACGCGACGTTGTTCACGTGCCCGTAGGCGTCCTGGTCACCCCAGCGGAGCTGGAGATCGACGTGCACACGTGCCACAGGGTCAGTCTCTGGTGAGCTTGCGGTACGTGACCCGCGACGGCTTCGCCGCGTCGGCCCCGAGGCGCTCGATCTTGTTGGCCTCGTACGCCTCGAAGTTGCCCTCGAACCAGTGCCAGTTGGCGGGCTGCTCCTCGGTGCCCTCGTACGCGAGGATGTGGGTCGCGATGCGATCCAGGAACCACCGGTCGTGGGTGATGACCACGGCGCAGCCCGGGAACTCGAGCAGCGCGTTCTCCAGGCTCGACAGCGTCTCGACGTCGAGGTCGTTCGTCGGCTCGTCGAGCAGCAGCAGATTGCCGCCCTGCTTCAGCGTGAGCGCGAGGTTCAGTCGGTTGCGCTCACCACCGGAGAGCACACCCGCAGGCTTCTGCTGATCCGGCCCCTTGAACCCGAACGTCGACACGTAGGCGCGCGACGGAATCTCGACGTTGCCGACCTTCATGTAGTCGAGGCCCTCCGAGACGACCTCCCACACGGTCTTCTTCGGGTCGATGCCGCCACGGGTCTGGTCGACGTAGCTGAGCTTGACCGTCTCGCCGATCTTGAGCTCGCCGCCATCGAGCGGCTCGACGCCGACGATGGTCTTGAAGAGGGTCGTCTTCCCCACGCCGTTCGGGCCGATGATGCCGACGATGCCGTTGCGCGGCAGCGTGAACGAGAGCCCGTCGATGAGAGTGCGTCCGTCGAAGCCCTTGTGCAGATCCTTCGCCTCGAGCACCAGGTTGCCGAGACGCGGACCGGCCGGGATCTGGATCTCCTCGAAGTCCAGCTTCCGCGTGCGCTCCGCCTCGGCCGCCATCTCCTCGTAGCGGGCCAGACGCGCCTTCGACTTCGCCTGACGGCCCTTCGTGTTCGAGCGCACCCACTCCAGCTCGTCCTTCAGACGGCGCTCGAGCTTCTGATCCTTCTTGCCCTGCACCTCGAGACGTGCGGCCTTCTGCTCCAGGTAGGTGGAGTAGTTGCCCTCGTAGGGGTAGAGGCGACCGCGGTCGACCTCGCAGATCCAGGTGGCCACGTGATCCAGGAAGTACCGGTCGTGGGTGACGGCCATGACGGCGCCCGGGTACTTGGAGAGGTGCTGCTCGAGCCAGAGCACGCTCTCGGCGTCGAGGTGGTTGGTGGGCTCGTCGAGGAGCAGCAGATCGGGCTTCTCGAGCAGGAGCTTGCAGAGCGCCACGCGGCGCTTCTCGCCGCCCGAGAGGTGCTTGACGATCGCGTCGGAGGGCGGGCAGCGGAGCGCGTCCATCGCCTGCTCCAGCTGGTTGTCGAGGTCCCAGCCGTCGACGTGGTCGATCGCCTCTTGGAGCTCGCCCATCTCGGGCAGCAGTGTGTCGTAGTCCGCGTCGGGGTTCGCCATCTCTGCGGAGATCTCGTTGAACCGGTCGAGCTTGCCCTTGATGCCGGCGACGCCCTGCTGGACGTTCTCGAGCACGGTTGCGTCCTCGTCGAGCTCGGGCTCCTGCATGAGGATGCCCACGCTGTAGCCCGGGGTCAGGATCGCGTCGCCGTTCGACGGGGTGTCGAGCCCCGCCATGATCTTCAGGATCGTCGACTTTCCGGCACCGTTCGGGCCGACCACACCGATCTTCGCGCCCGGCAGGAACGCCATGGTCACGTTGTCGAGGATCACCTTGTCGCCGTGCGCCTTGCGCGCGCGAACCATCTGATAAATGTACTCAGCCATATAAATTCCGGGGTTGCCCCGAACTCCCTGCGTGAACGTGGATTGAAACGGATCCCCACCATTCTAGGCGGGCCGGGCGCACCCGGTGGCTACCAGTCGACGGCCCGGGTGGTGCCGATGAGGCAGATGTCGCCCGCCGGGCCGACGGCGGGTTCGACGGCGGTGACGAAACCGCGATCGGCCGTCACGAGCTGTCCGATGAGGCACTCCGCACCGACCCGCACGGAGACGAAGATGTTGTCGGCCACGAGCCCGGTCTTCGTCTCGTCGAAGCTGAACTGGATCATGGTCGGGTCGAAGCCGCCGTCGATCACGGCCTGCGCGACGGGCTGGCCGGTGATCGGCGACTCGCTCGCGGCGTAGCCGCGGATGAGCTCGGTGAAGTACGGGAGGTTCTCCTCCGCCGAACCGCCCGGGACGAACTCGGGAGCGACCTCGGGGACCGGCTGCGACGTGCGCTTCGGCGTTTCGGGGGTGGGTCCCTCCAGGATCGCGCAGCCCGCGAGCAGCGGAGCGGTCAGTGCGAGCGCCAGTGCGGCGCGGATGAGTCGTCGGCCCGGAGCGAGTGCAGTCACGCGGCAAGTCTACGCATCGATCCGGCGTGATCGCTGAGCGGGCGCGGTGCGCTCGTTGTGCGGGCGTGGTGCGGGCGTGGTGCGCTCGCCAGGCGGTTCCTGCACCTCACGCGGACCGATCCAGGCATTTCCGACCGCATGAGGTGCAGGGTCCGCGTGCGGTGCCGTCCACTGCCTTTCACGCCTCCTCGCGCGCGTCGGCGGCCAGGACAGGTGCGTTGGGCGCACGGCCTCGCGCGAGATTCTTCGCTCCCGTCGGCACGTCTCGCAGCTGGCGGTGCCAGTTCTCCACAGAACCGGGCATCCCCCGCTGCACCGTGCCGTGCGCCGCCACGATGGTCTCGAGGGGATGGTCCGGAACCGGCACGGCACGGGCCATCTCCTCGCCACCGCGCACGTCGCAGATGTGCGCGTCGCACCGCCACCCACGTCCCATCGACCGAGGAGCCACCATGTCCATTCATTTTTCCGCCGTCGGCACGATCGCAACAGCGCCGAAACTCTCGACGTCGGAGCACCGCGCGGCGTTCTGCACGTTCCGAATCGCCTGCAACGACCGGCGCTACGACCGGGAGCAGGGCAAGTGGATCGACGGCGACACGAACTGGCTCACCATCAACGCCTTCCGCAGCCTGGCGCTGCACGCCGCCGAGTCCTTCGCGAAGGGCGACCGGGTGATCGTGCACGGCCGTCTGCGCGTCAAGCAGTGGGAGTCCGGGGAGAAGTCTGGGGTCGCCGTTGAAGTCGACGCCGACGCGCTCGGTCACGACTTGCGCTGGGGCGTGTCGCAGTTTACGAAACGCGCCGGCGCGGCGGGGTCCGAGACCGCTCCGGCCCCTTCGGCGGAGTCGACCACCGAGGGATCGAACCGACCTCCCGTCGAAGCCGGTTCACAGGCGCACTGGCTCGCTCCCGCGGCACCGGATCCGGAGGCAGGCGCGGGCGCGGCACGGAGCGCGGACCCATCGTCCAGCGCCGATCAGTCGTCGTCCGCCGGTGACGCTGCGGCACCCAATCAGGGCGACGGATTCACCCCCACGCTCGCCGCAGCATGAGCGATCGGCAGGCACCGCAACGCCGGGGCTCGCCGTGTCGTGAGCGGTGCGAGCGGTGCGAGCGGCAGGCTCAGCGTCAGTCGCGCAGGTACTCGCCGAACGTCGCGCGGATCTTGCTCACCTTCGGGGCCGCGACCGCGAGGCAGTAGCCCTGCGTGGGGTTCTTCGCGAAGAAGTCCTGGTGGTAGTCCTCAGCCGGGTACACGTCGCCCAGCGGTTCGATGGTCGTGACGATCGGGGCCGGCCACCACTCGCTCGCGCGGGCGATCGCCGCTTCGAAGACCTCGCGCTGCGCGGCGTCGGTCGGGAACATCGCGGAACGGTACTGGGTACCCACGTCGTTGCCCTGGCGATTGAGCTGGGTCGGGTCGTGCATCGTGAAGAAGGCGTCGAGGATCACCTGGGAGGGGATCACCGTGGGGTCGAAGGTCACCGCGACGGCCTCGGCGTGTCCGGTGCGCCCGGTGCAGACCTGCTCGTAGGTGGGCTCGACGGTCTCACCGCCGGTGTAGCAGGAGATGACCTCCACGACACCGCGCAGCGGGCGATAGGCGGCGTCCAGGCACCAGAAGCACCCTCCGGCCAGAACATAGGTCTCCGTCATCGTGCGCTCCTCCACCAGGTATCGGCCGGGGTGACCGGGTGCTGTCGTTTGTGCTCGCTCGTGAGATAGCGGTGCTCGAGTCGCTGCGCCGCGGCGTCCGGCAGTTCCTCTCCGCGGAGATACGCGTCGATCTCCGCGTAGCTCAGTCCGAGGCTCGACTCGTCCGTCTGACCGGGGTCTCCGTCGAGCAGATCCGCGGTCGGGGCCTTCTGCCACAACCGATCCGGCGCGTCGAGTTCCCGCAAGAGCGAGGCGCCCTGCCCCTTCGTCAGACCGGCGAGCGGCAGCACGTCCGCGGCGCCGTCGCCGAACTTCGTGAAAAAGCCGGTAATCGCCTCTGCGGCGTGATCCGTGCCGATGACGAGGAGACCGTGGTCCCCCGCGATCGTGTACTGCGCGATCATGCGCATGCGCGCTTTCACGTTGCCCTTGGTGAAGTCGGTCACCGGGTTGCCGAGGGCGGCGCCCACCTCCGCGACGAGCGCATCGACGCCGGAGGCGATGTCGACCGTCACCGTGCGATCCGGCCGGATGAATGAGAGTGCGAGCTGCGCATCGTCCTCGTCGCGCTGCACGGCGTAGGGCAGCCGCACCGCCACGAACTCGGCCTCGCGGCCCTCCGCGCGCAGGCGTTCGACGGCCAGCTGCGCGAGCCGACCGGCCAGCGACGAGTCCTGTCCGCCCGAGATCCCGAGCACGAACCCGCGCACACCCGGAACCGCGCGTGCGTAGTCCACGAGGAACGACACACGTCGCTCGACCTCGGCCGCGGCGTCGACCTCGGCGACGGATCCGAGTGCCTGGATGACCTTCTGCTGCAGCTCACTCATGTCTTCCACCCTACTCCGGCAGGGTTTCCCGGGAGTTACGCTCTGAGCGACTCTCCCACGAGTTCCTCAGACGACATCAGGCAGCGCGGCCCGAGCAACCCCTTGAGCTCGCCGAAGAGATCCGCCGTGATGCGCACCTGCTCCCGGAGCTCGAAGATCCGCACCGCCGTCGAGGTGAGCAGGTGCAGCCGCACCTCGCTGTCGCCCCGGTGCCGCTGCAGTGTCGACTTGAGCTCTTCCATCAGATCCTCGGTCGCCCGGGTGTCCGACAGGGAGAGCGTCAGCACGGTCGCGTCCTCCTGCACGGCCGCGTCGATCGGGCGGACGCCGTAGGCATGCATCGACATGCCGTCGTCGCGGGCGTTCATCTTGCCGCGCAGTGCGACGATCGAGTCGGGCTGCAGCAGCTGACCGAACTCCAGGTACGACTTGCCCATGAACAGCGCCTGCACCTCGCCGGTGAAATCCTCGAGGGTGACCATGCCGTAGAGGTTGCCGGATTTCGCCGTGCGATGCTGCACACTCGTGAGCAGCCCGGCGAACGTCACGATCTCGCCGTCGAAGCTCGGGCTCGCATCGGGGTTCGTGACCTGCTGGACCGTCGCGGACGCCTCCTTCGCCAGAGCCGACTCGAGACCGCGGAGCGGGTGGTCCGATACGTACAGCCCGAGCATCTCGCGCTCGAACGCGAGCTTGTCCTTTTTGGTCCACTCGGGGCGATCCGGAATCTGCGACACCGGGTCCGCCGCTCCCCCGTCGCCCGCGGCCTCGGCGAAGAGCGAGTCGAAGTCGAACCCGACGTTGCCGTTCTCGGCGTCGCGCTTGTCCTTGACCGCGCTCTCGATCGCGGGCTCATGGATCTCGACGAGCGCCCGACGCGTGCCGCCCAGCCCGTCGAACGCTCCGGCCTTCACGAGCGACTCGATCGTGCGCTTGTTGAGCGCCACGAGCGGCACCTTCTTCAGGAAGTCGTGGAAGCTCTCGAAGCTGCCCTTCTCCTCGCGCGCTCCGCGCACCGCCTCGACGACGTTCGCGCCGACGTTGCGGATCGCGCCGAGGCCGAAGCGGATGTCGTCCCCCACGGCGGAGAAGTTCGCGAAGGACTCGTTCACGGCCGGCGGTAGCACATTGATGCCCATGCGTCGGCACTCGTTCAGGTAGATCGCGAGCTTGTCCTTCGAGTCGCCGACGCTCGTGAGCAGGGCGGCCATGTACTCGGCCGGGTAGTGGGCCTTGAGATAGGCCGTCCAGTAGCTGATCACGCCGTACGCGGCTGAGTGGGCCTTGTTGAAGGCGTAGTCGGAGAAGGGCAGGAGGATGTCCCAGAGCGCCTTGATCGCGGCCTCGCCGAAGCCGTTGCCGGTCATGCCGTCGGAGAACCCCGCGTACTGCTTGTCGAGCTCTTCCTTCTTCTTCTTGCCCATCGCCCGGCGGAGGATGTCCGCCTGGCCGAGCGAGAAGCCGGCCACGCGCTGCGCGATCGACATCACCTGCTCCTGGTAGATGATGAGGCCGTAGGTCGTGTCGAGGATGTCCCGCAGGGGCTCCTCGAGCTGCGGGTGGATCGGCGTGATCGGCTGCAGCCCGTTCTTGCGGAGCGCGTAGTTCGTGTGGGAGTCGGCGCCCATCGGGCCCGGGCGGTACAGCGCGAGCACGGCGGAGATGTCCTCGAAGTTGTCCGGCTTCATGAGGCGCAGGAGCCCGCGCATCGGTCCGCCGTCGAGCTGGAATACGCCGAGGGTGTCGCCGCGGGCGAGCAGCTCGTACGACGCCGTGTCGTCGAGCTCCAGGCGCTCGAGGTCGAGCTCCTCGTTGCGGTTCAGCCGGATGTTCTCGAGCGCGTCGGAGATGATGGTGAGGTTGCGCAGCCCCAGGAAGTCCATCTTGATGAGGCCGAGGTTCTCGCAGGTCGGGTAGTCGAACTGCGTGACGATCTGGCCGTCCTGCTCGCGCTTCATGATCGGGATGATGTCGATGAGCGGATCGCTCGACATGATCACACCCGCGGCGTGCACACCCCACTGCCGCTTCAGGCCCTCGAGGCCGAGCGCCGTGTCGTAGACGGTCTTCGCCTCGGCATCCTCCGCGAGCACGGCGCGGAACTCCGCCGCCTCCTTGTAGCGCCCGTGGGACGGGTCGGTGATGCCCGAGAGCGGGATGTCCTTCGCCATCACGGCCGGGGGCATCGCCTTCGTGAGCTTCTCGCCCATGCCGAACGGGAAGCCGAGGACGCGCGACGCGTCCTTCAGCGCCTGCTTCGACTTGATCGTGCCGTAGGTGACGATCTGGGCGACGCGCTCGTCGCCGTACTTCTCCGTCACGTACTTGATGACCTCGCCGCGACGACGATCATCGAAGTCGACGTCGAAGTCGGGCATGGAGACGCGATCCGGGTTCAGGAAGCGCTCGAAGATCAGCCCGTGCTGCAGCGGGTCGAGGTCGGTGATGCGCATCGCGTAAGCCGCCATGGATCCCGCACCGGATCCACGGCCGGGCCCCACGCGGATCCCGTTGTCCTTGGACCAGTTGATGAAGTCGGCGACGACGAGGAAGTAGCCGGGGAAGCCCATCTGGGTGATGACGCCGGTCTCGTACTCGGCCTGCTTGCGCACGGCATCCGGGATGCCCTGCGGGTAGCGGTACTCGAGGCCGCGCTCGACCTCCTTGACGAACCAGCTCTCCTCCGTCTCACCGGCGGGCACCGGGAAGCGCGGCATGTAGTTGGCGGCGGTGTTGAATTCGGACTCGCAGCGCTCGGCGATGAGCAGCGTGTTATCGCAGGCCTCGGGCAGTTCCCGGAAGATGTGTCGCATCTCGGCGGCCGACTTCAAGTAGTAGCCGCTGCCGCTGAACTGGAACCGATTCGGATCGTCGAGCCGGGATCCCGACTGGACGCACAGCAGCGCGGAGTGCGCGTCGGCATCCGACTCGTGCACGTAGTGCAGGTCGTTCGTCGCGACGAGCGGGATCTTCAGGTCGCGCGCGATATCGATGAGATCCTTCTTCACGCGGCGCTCGATGTCGAGACCGTGATCCATCAGCTCGCAGAAGAAGTTGTCCTTGCCGAAGAGATCCTGGAACTCGGCCGCGGCCTCCCGGGCCTCCTTCAGCTGCCCCAGGCGAATACGGGTCTGGATCTCGCCCGACGGGCACCCGGTCGTCGCGATGAGTCCCTTGCTGTACGTCTGCAGCAGCTCGCGGTCCATGCGGGGCTTGAAGTAGTACCCCTCGATCGAGGCCTTGCTCGACAGCCGGAAGAGGTTGTGCATGCCCTCGGTGCTCTCCGAGAGCAGGGTCATGTGCGTGTAGGCGCCGGCGCCCGAGACGTCGTCGCCGGCCCCGTCGCCCCAGCGGACGCGGGTGCGGTCGCTGCGGTGGGTGCCGGGGGTGACATATGCCTCGATGCCGATGATCGGCTTCACGCCCTCGTCTCGGGCCGTCTTCCAGAAGTCGAACGCCCCGAACGTGTTGCCGTGATCGGTCACCGCGATCGCGGGCATCTGCTGCTCGGCGGCCGCCTGGATGAGTGGTTTCACACGCGCGGCGCCATCGAGCATCGAGTACTCGCTGTGCACGTGGAGATGGACAAAGCCGTCGTTCTGCGCCAAGGATCACGCCCCTTTCACGGACGTCTCCAGGGTACCCTGCTTCAGCTCGACAGGACCTCGATGGCGTGCGCCAGATCGTCCGGGTAGCGGCTCTCGAACTGCACCGGTTCGCCCGTGCCCGGGTGCCGGAAGCCGAGCCGCATGGCGTGCAGCCACTGCCGCCCGAGGCCGAGGCGGGCCGACAGCGTCGGATCGGCGCCGTACATCGTGTCGCCGACGCACGGGTGGCGCTGCGCGGCCATGTGCACGCGGATCTGGTGCGTGCGCCCGGTCTCGAGCTCGATCTCCAGCAGCGTCGCGTACGGGAACGCCTCGAGCGTTTCGTAGTGGGTCACCGAGGGTTTGCCGTCGCGGGTGACCGCGAACTTCCACTCGTGTCCGGGGTGCCGACCGATGGGCCCCTCGATCGTGCCGGAGAACGGATCCGGGTGCCCCTGGACCACGGCGTGGTAGATCTTGTCGACCTCGCGCGCCTTGAACGCGCGCTTGAGTTCGCTGTAGGCCCGCTCGCTCTTCGCCACGGCCATCAGACCGCTCGTCCCAGCGTCGAGCCGGTGCACGATGCCCTGCCGCTCGGGCGGGCCGGAGGTCGCGATCCGGTACCCGGCGCCCGCGAGCGCCCCGAGCACGGTCGGGCCGTCCCAGCCCAGCGACGGGTGCGCGGCCACTCCGGCGGGTTTGTCGACGACGACGATGTCGTCATCGTCGTGCACGATCCCGAGCTCCGGGAGCTCGATCGGCACGATCTCGGGCCCCGTCTTCTCGACCCAGCTCACCTCGAGCCAGGCGCCCTCGGTCAACCGATCAGATTTGCCGAGCACCCGCCCGTCGAGGCTCACGCCCCCGGCCTGTGCCACTTCGGCGGCGAAGCTCCGGGAGAACCCGAGGAGCTTCGCGAGCGCCGCGTCGGCGCGCTCCCCGATCAGCCCGTCGGGCACGGGCAGGCTACGGTGCTCCATGCTCCTCCGATGCGGCAGGCTCCTCCGAGGCGGCCGCGGCGCGGGACGCCCGGGTCTCGCGCGGCGATCCGTCGACCGGCAGCCCGAGGAGGGTGATCGCGACGAACAGGATCATGCCGCCGACGATCGCCATGTCCGCGATGTTGTAGATGCCCTGGGGGAAGCCGAGCCACAGCCAGGGGGTGGAGATGAAGTCGATGACGTGGCCCACCGGGAATCCCGGTTCGCGCGTCAGTCGATCGGTCAGGTTGCCGAGCACCCCGCCGAGCAGGAGCCCCAGGAAGATCGACCAGGAGACCGAACGCAAGCGCCGGATCTGCCACAGGATCACCACCACGACCACCGCGGCGAGGATCGTGAAGATCCAGGTCGCCCCGCTCGCCATCGAGAACGCGGCCCCCGGATTGCGGACGAAGTGCCACTGCAGGAATTCGCCGAGCACCGGGACCGTCTCGCCCTCGGGGAGGTGGGTGACGACCCAGTTCTTGACGAGCTGATCCGCGGCGTAGATCAGGGCGGCGACGGCGAGCAGCACCAATGGAACCAGCCGGCGCCGCGAGGGCGCCGGCTGGTCCATGTGGCCCGACGAGTCGGGAGTGTCGTTCACGCTCCCGACTACTGCAGGCCGTCAGGGGCGCCGGACGGCTCCGGGGATCCGTCGAGGCCGCGCAGCTGCGACTGGATGTAGGAGCGCAGCGTGCCCCGGTACTCGCTCTCGAACTGGCGGAGATCCTTGATCTTGAACTGCAGGTCGCTGCGCTCCTCGCCCAGCACCTTGAGCTCCTCGGCGCGCTGCTTCTGCGCCTCCTCGACGAGCTGCTTCGCGGTGAGCTCCGCGTCCTCGACCATCTGGTCGCGCTTGGCCTCGGCCTCGCTGATGAGCTTGTCGCGCGTCGCTTCGCCCTCGTGCACGTGCTTGTCGTGCAGCTCGAGTGCGAGCTGCAGCATGGCGCTCGACTTGACGGCGTCCGGCTGCGGCGAGTGGACCTCGGCGGCCGCAGGCGCCGCTGCCTGAACGACCGGAGCGGAGGGCGCGGGCGCCTCGACGACGATGGTCTGCTCCGACACCGCGGTCTCCTCAGCACCGCCTCGCGCCTCGCAGGCGGCGAGCTTCGCCGTCAGATCCTCGATCTGCGTGTTCAGCTCGGCCTTCTCCTGCTCGTGCAGGCGCAGCACCTCGACGATGGAGTCGAGGAAATCATCGACCTGGTCGAGATCGTAGCCGTCGCGGAACTTGGTGATCGTGAACTTCTGATTCACGACGTCTTCAGGAGTCAGGGCCATCGTTACGTCTCTTTCGATTCGGGACCACTGCCGTGGTCGCAGTCAACGCTAGCAAAGAATGCTTCATTCTCGCAGGGCGGAGGCCGTCAGGGCGGGATTTCGCCCCGCGCGGCTACCACCAGCCGGGAATGATTGCGAGCAGGATCCAGCAGGACAGCATGGTGAGGAGCCAGCCGAGGTCGAGGGAGATCTGCCCGAGGCGGATCGGCGGCAGGACTCGACGGAACATCCGGATCGGAGGATCGGTGATGCTGTAGACGAGCTCGACCAGCACCGCCAGGGGCCCACGCGGCCGGAACCGGGGGTTGAGCACCAGCACCCAATCGAGCACGAACCGCACCCAGAGGACGAAGATGTAGATCCGGAGGGCGACTCGAAGAATCGTTCCGAGCGTGAGTACGATCTCCACGGGTTACGCGGAGGGGGTGACGAAGAAAGACCCGCTGTCGTTCGTCGTCGACTCGTCGCTGCCGGTCTCGATGTGCTCCGGCGAGAGCAGGAAGACCTTGCTCGTGACCCGCTCGATGCGACCGTGCAGACCCATCGTGAGGCCGCTGGCGAAATCGATGAGGCGCTTGGCGTCGGCCTCGTTCATACGCGAGAGGTTGATGATCACGGGCACGCCGTCGCGGAAGCTCTCGGCGATGACCTTGGCGTCGCGGTACTCGGAGGGGTGGACGGTGAGGATCTCGTTCATCGCCTGCGCCACCGGGGGCTTCGTCGGGGTCACACGGCGCAGCGGCGTGACGGCGGCGCGCTGGGGCGCC
Above is a genomic segment from Leucobacter rhizosphaerae containing:
- the nadE gene encoding ammonia-dependent NAD(+) synthetase, which encodes MSELQQKVIQALGSVAEVDAAAEVERRVSFLVDYARAVPGVRGFVLGISGGQDSSLAGRLAQLAVERLRAEGREAEFVAVRLPYAVQRDEDDAQLALSFIRPDRTVTVDIASGVDALVAEVGAALGNPVTDFTKGNVKARMRMIAQYTIAGDHGLLVIGTDHAAEAITGFFTKFGDGAADVLPLAGLTKGQGASLLRELDAPDRLWQKAPTADLLDGDPGQTDESSLGLSYAEIDAYLRGEELPDAAAQRLEHRYLTSEHKRQHPVTPADTWWRSAR
- the dnaE gene encoding DNA polymerase III subunit alpha — its product is MAQNDGFVHLHVHSEYSMLDGAARVKPLIQAAAEQQMPAIAVTDHGNTFGAFDFWKTARDEGVKPIIGIEAYVTPGTHRSDRTRVRWGDGAGDDVSGAGAYTHMTLLSESTEGMHNLFRLSSKASIEGYYFKPRMDRELLQTYSKGLIATTGCPSGEIQTRIRLGQLKEAREAAAEFQDLFGKDNFFCELMDHGLDIERRVKKDLIDIARDLKIPLVATNDLHYVHESDADAHSALLCVQSGSRLDDPNRFQFSGSGYYLKSAAEMRHIFRELPEACDNTLLIAERCESEFNTAANYMPRFPVPAGETEESWFVKEVERGLEYRYPQGIPDAVRKQAEYETGVITQMGFPGYFLVVADFINWSKDNGIRVGPGRGSGAGSMAAYAMRITDLDPLQHGLIFERFLNPDRVSMPDFDVDFDDRRRGEVIKYVTEKYGDERVAQIVTYGTIKSKQALKDASRVLGFPFGMGEKLTKAMPPAVMAKDIPLSGITDPSHGRYKEAAEFRAVLAEDAEAKTVYDTALGLEGLKRQWGVHAAGVIMSSDPLIDIIPIMKREQDGQIVTQFDYPTCENLGLIKMDFLGLRNLTIISDALENIRLNRNEELDLERLELDDTASYELLARGDTLGVFQLDGGPMRGLLRLMKPDNFEDISAVLALYRPGPMGADSHTNYALRKNGLQPITPIHPQLEEPLRDILDTTYGLIIYQEQVMSIAQRVAGFSLGQADILRRAMGKKKKEELDKQYAGFSDGMTGNGFGEAAIKALWDILLPFSDYAFNKAHSAAYGVISYWTAYLKAHYPAEYMAALLTSVGDSKDKLAIYLNECRRMGINVLPPAVNESFANFSAVGDDIRFGLGAIRNVGANVVEAVRGAREEKGSFESFHDFLKKVPLVALNKRTIESLVKAGAFDGLGGTRRALVEIHEPAIESAVKDKRDAENGNVGFDFDSLFAEAAGDGGAADPVSQIPDRPEWTKKDKLAFEREMLGLYVSDHPLRGLESALAKEASATVQQVTNPDASPSFDGEIVTFAGLLTSVQHRTAKSGNLYGMVTLEDFTGEVQALFMGKSYLEFGQLLQPDSIVALRGKMNARDDGMSMHAYGVRPIDAAVQEDATVLTLSLSDTRATEDLMEELKSTLQRHRGDSEVRLHLLTSTAVRIFELREQVRITADLFGELKGLLGPRCLMSSEELVGESLRA
- a CDS encoding RluA family pseudouridine synthase, with the translated sequence MEHRSLPVPDGLIGERADAALAKLLGFSRSFAAEVAQAGGVSLDGRVLGKSDRLTEGAWLEVSWVEKTGPEIVPIELPELGIVHDDDDIVVVDKPAGVAAHPSLGWDGPTVLGALAGAGYRIATSGPPERQGIVHRLDAGTSGLMAVAKSERAYSELKRAFKAREVDKIYHAVVQGHPDPFSGTIEGPIGRHPGHEWKFAVTRDGKPSVTHYETLEAFPYATLLEIELETGRTHQIRVHMAAQRHPCVGDTMYGADPTLSARLGLGRQWLHAMRLGFRHPGTGEPVQFESRYPDDLAHAIEVLSS
- the lspA gene encoding signal peptidase II is translated as MNDTPDSSGHMDQPAPSRRRLVPLVLLAVAALIYAADQLVKNWVVTHLPEGETVPVLGEFLQWHFVRNPGAAFSMASGATWIFTILAAVVVVVILWQIRRLRSVSWSIFLGLLLGGVLGNLTDRLTREPGFPVGHVIDFISTPWLWLGFPQGIYNIADMAIVGGMILFVAITLLGLPVDGSPRETRASRAAAASEEPAASEEHGAP